One window from the genome of Streptomyces sp. WZ-12 encodes:
- a CDS encoding alpha/beta hydrolase, whose protein sequence is MTYRYDADLVAAAGNFGVFDLTNPAETRAKLIAASAGRPAPDTTGVEVTDLEIPGPEDNPQVPVRVYRPAGVEEDLPAVLNIHGGGFVIGRIEVDDETCLDIARRVNAVVVSVGYRLAPEHPYPAGAEDCYAALLWLAKNAGELRVDAARIAVHGISAGGGLSAAVTLMARDRGGPALAFQYLDLPELDDRRDTLSMRRFTDTPGWNAPNAEISWRHYLGERAGGNEVPVYAAPSRAEDLSGLPAAYVVALEYDPCRDEALAYAEKLFAAGIPVEVHVFSGAYHLAYLIPTAKVSQRRAEERIAVLRHALHS, encoded by the coding sequence ATGACCTACCGCTACGACGCTGACCTCGTCGCGGCCGCCGGAAACTTCGGTGTCTTCGACCTCACCAACCCCGCAGAGACCCGCGCCAAACTGATCGCGGCAAGCGCCGGCCGCCCTGCCCCCGACACCACCGGGGTCGAGGTGACCGATCTGGAGATCCCGGGCCCGGAGGACAACCCCCAGGTACCCGTGCGGGTTTACAGGCCCGCTGGCGTCGAGGAGGACCTGCCGGCGGTCCTCAACATCCACGGCGGAGGCTTCGTGATCGGCCGGATCGAGGTCGACGACGAGACGTGCTTGGACATCGCCCGACGGGTCAACGCGGTCGTCGTGTCGGTCGGCTACCGCCTGGCCCCGGAGCACCCCTACCCGGCCGGCGCCGAGGACTGCTACGCGGCCTTGCTGTGGCTGGCCAAGAACGCGGGCGAACTCCGTGTGGACGCCGCCCGGATCGCGGTCCACGGAATCAGCGCTGGCGGCGGCCTGTCTGCGGCCGTGACCCTCATGGCCCGCGACCGCGGCGGCCCCGCCCTCGCCTTCCAGTACCTCGACCTGCCGGAGCTGGACGACCGGCGGGATACGCTGAGCATGCGGCGGTTCACCGACACCCCTGGCTGGAACGCGCCGAACGCCGAAATCAGCTGGCGCCACTACCTGGGCGAGCGGGCAGGCGGCAACGAGGTGCCGGTGTACGCGGCTCCCTCCCGCGCTGAGGACCTCTCGGGGCTGCCCGCGGCGTACGTTGTGGCATTGGAGTACGACCCGTGCCGCGACGAAGCGCTGGCTTACGCCGAGAAGCTGTTCGCCGCAGGCATTCCCGTCGAGGTGCACGTGTTCTCCGGCGCTTACCACTTGGCGTATCTGATCCCGACGGCCAAGGTGTCCCAGCGGCGGGCCGAGGAACGGATCGCCGTGCTACGGCACGCTTTGCACAGCTGA
- a CDS encoding helix-turn-helix domain-containing protein: MARQGLGLRRVAALTGVNRQAVANLLAGDSWPDVATLSRLEDGLGVGLYPGGKGPGSGHC; encoded by the coding sequence ATGGCCCGGCAGGGACTCGGGCTGCGGCGCGTCGCAGCCCTCACCGGCGTCAACCGCCAGGCGGTCGCTAACCTCCTTGCGGGTGATAGTTGGCCGGATGTAGCCACGCTGAGCCGGCTGGAGGACGGGCTCGGGGTTGGTCTCTACCCGGGGGGCAAAGGGCCCGGATCGGGGCATTGCTGA
- a CDS encoding acyltransferase has protein sequence MRARTDSNRRPLPDGWTAAGGGVLDADLSGGPSVELGAGVIAIGRADGPSPRGGLRVGPNVRIGELSILEASDGIDIGAGTELSPGALVVSSGHDLTRRSLPWQGGSVSIGAGVRIGAGATIVGPCAIGNDAVITAGAVVVGDIPARHTTSGVLERKS, from the coding sequence GTGCGCGCCCGCACAGACTCCAACCGCCGGCCACTGCCAGATGGTTGGACCGCGGCCGGCGGTGGCGTGCTCGACGCCGACCTGTCGGGCGGCCCCAGCGTCGAGCTGGGCGCCGGCGTCATCGCCATAGGGCGCGCCGATGGGCCGTCACCCCGTGGTGGCCTACGCGTCGGCCCCAACGTGCGGATCGGCGAGCTGTCCATCCTGGAGGCTTCCGATGGCATCGACATCGGGGCCGGAACAGAGCTCAGTCCCGGGGCGCTTGTCGTCTCCAGCGGCCATGACCTGACCCGGCGCTCTCTGCCTTGGCAGGGCGGTTCCGTGTCCATCGGCGCGGGCGTGCGTATCGGCGCGGGCGCGACCATCGTCGGCCCCTGCGCCATTGGCAATGACGCTGTGATCACTGCCGGTGCCGTCGTCGTGGGGGACATCCCCGCCCGGCACACCACATCTGGAGTCTTGGAGAGGAAGAGTTGA
- a CDS encoding GNAT family N-acetyltransferase produces MVLTDGEVSLRPIKLRDQRPWREVNRRNRDWLRPWEATVPPAPPGIPVPHRPTFRQMVRHLRAEAHAGRMLPFVIEYRGRLVGQLTVAGITWGSMCSGHIGYWVDREVAGRGVMPTAVALAVDHCFGAVGLHRIEVCIRPENAPSLRVVEKLGFRAEGIRPRYLHIDGAWRDHAVFALTADEAPEGLLNRWHSRKPGAPNRSDTSHK; encoded by the coding sequence GTGGTCCTGACGGACGGAGAGGTCTCCCTCCGCCCGATAAAACTGCGCGACCAACGCCCCTGGCGCGAGGTCAACCGCCGCAACCGCGACTGGCTGCGCCCCTGGGAGGCGACGGTCCCGCCCGCCCCACCCGGCATCCCGGTGCCGCACCGCCCCACCTTCCGGCAGATGGTCCGTCATCTGCGGGCCGAGGCGCACGCCGGCCGGATGCTGCCGTTCGTCATCGAATACCGCGGCCGGCTCGTCGGCCAGCTCACCGTCGCGGGCATCACATGGGGCTCGATGTGCTCGGGCCATATCGGTTACTGGGTCGACCGGGAAGTCGCCGGCCGCGGCGTGATGCCGACCGCCGTGGCGCTCGCCGTCGACCACTGTTTCGGCGCCGTCGGACTGCACCGCATCGAGGTCTGCATTCGGCCGGAAAACGCCCCCAGCCTCCGCGTCGTGGAGAAACTCGGCTTCCGCGCCGAAGGCATCCGCCCGCGCTACCTCCACATCGACGGCGCCTGGCGCGACCACGCGGTTTTCGCGCTCACCGCCGACGAAGCGCCCGAAGGGCTCCTCAACCGCTGGCACAGTCGGAAACCCGGCGCGCCCAACCGCTCCGACACATCCCACAAATAA
- a CDS encoding ArsR/SmtB family transcription factor, which translates to MRTELYHPDRRDISLDKVLHALSDPIRRDIARVMHQEGPRVCGQLNYPIAKSTLSHHLKVLRESGVMHTEVRGTSRKITLRRDDLDIRFPGLLDAVQVTAPAPEEASTVA; encoded by the coding sequence ATGCGTACCGAGCTCTACCACCCGGACCGGCGAGACATCTCTCTTGACAAGGTGCTGCACGCCTTGAGTGATCCGATCCGTCGCGACATCGCACGCGTCATGCACCAAGAGGGCCCCCGGGTCTGTGGACAGCTCAACTACCCGATTGCGAAGTCGACGCTTTCGCATCACCTTAAGGTGCTGCGGGAGTCCGGGGTCATGCACACCGAGGTGCGGGGCACCAGTCGAAAGATCACGTTGCGACGCGATGATCTTGACATTCGCTTCCCCGGCCTACTGGATGCCGTGCAGGTTACGGCTCCTGCTCCCGAGGAAGCGTCGACGGTCGCGTGA
- a CDS encoding MogA/MoaB family molybdenum cofactor biosynthesis protein: MTPARALVVTASNRAAAGVYEDKGGPLLVEGLTTLGFAVDGPLVVPDGDPVEAALRDAVAAGYDVVLTTGGTGISPTDRTPEATRRVLDHEVPGIPEAIRAAGRAKVPTAALSRGLAGVAGRTLIVNLPGSTGGVRDGLAVLADLLPHAVDQIRGGDHPRPSGSPS; this comes from the coding sequence GTGACCCCCGCCCGCGCCCTGGTCGTCACCGCCTCCAACCGCGCCGCCGCCGGCGTCTACGAGGACAAGGGCGGCCCGCTGCTCGTCGAGGGGCTGACCACGCTGGGCTTCGCGGTCGACGGCCCCCTGGTCGTCCCCGACGGCGACCCCGTCGAGGCCGCCCTGCGCGACGCCGTCGCCGCCGGCTACGACGTCGTCCTGACCACCGGCGGCACCGGCATCTCGCCCACCGACCGCACCCCTGAGGCCACCCGCCGCGTCCTGGACCACGAGGTCCCCGGCATCCCCGAGGCGATCCGCGCCGCCGGCCGGGCCAAGGTGCCCACCGCCGCGCTCTCCCGCGGCCTGGCCGGCGTCGCCGGCCGCACCCTGATCGTCAACCTCCCCGGCTCGACCGGTGGGGTCCGCGACGGCCTGGCCGTCCTCGCCGACCTGCTGCCGCACGCGGTCGACCAGATCCGCGGCGGCGACCACCCCAGACCCTCCGGGAGCCCGAGCTGA
- a CDS encoding MFS transporter has protein sequence MTNTASTSTTATPAASAGQTGPSARTVSLLSFATMFVIGTDTFLVAPLLPTLARTFDVSSDVSGWMVSAYALGYALFALVAGPLSDGRDRRRVLLTGLVGFIVMTALCGFAQDFWTMILFRFLAGVSAAFVSPQIWASIPVLVKPQQIVRTMGYATAGLSIAQFAGIPLGSWLAAASWHLPFWVIGGASALLWLLLARYFPSVPGRPGSTGGGLRTLFRPYGTVFGGGRLRWFLLGYLVFQTGNFEAISFFGSWFTKDFQLSVASVGTAMMAVGAGNVVGSLFGSRLVQRLGLYRSLLSGVLSMAALYCLVPFSPNLATALVLLALVMMVAGFVFPVFMSILQQETETARGTVSSLANAAMYIGTTIGGGVGGVLLTKVDGFYGVAAFAIAGYLVSLVVYTAAGAFRRREADA, from the coding sequence ATGACCAATACTGCCTCGACCTCGACCACGGCTACACCGGCGGCAAGCGCCGGCCAGACCGGTCCCTCGGCACGGACCGTCTCCCTGCTCTCCTTTGCCACCATGTTCGTGATCGGCACGGACACGTTCCTCGTCGCTCCGCTGCTGCCGACACTGGCCCGCACGTTCGACGTGTCCTCGGACGTCTCCGGCTGGATGGTCAGCGCCTACGCGCTCGGCTATGCGCTCTTCGCGCTGGTCGCGGGACCACTGTCGGACGGTCGCGACCGCCGCCGGGTGCTGCTGACCGGGCTCGTCGGGTTCATCGTGATGACCGCGCTGTGCGGCTTCGCGCAAGACTTCTGGACGATGATCCTGTTTCGGTTCCTCGCCGGGGTGAGCGCCGCGTTCGTCTCCCCACAGATCTGGGCCTCCATCCCGGTCTTGGTGAAGCCGCAGCAGATCGTACGCACCATGGGCTACGCCACAGCGGGCCTGTCCATCGCGCAGTTTGCCGGCATCCCGCTCGGCAGCTGGCTTGCGGCGGCCTCCTGGCACCTGCCCTTCTGGGTGATCGGCGGGGCTTCCGCACTGCTGTGGTTGCTGCTCGCCCGCTACTTCCCGTCGGTGCCGGGCCGCCCGGGGAGCACCGGTGGTGGCCTCCGGACCCTCTTCAGGCCTTACGGCACAGTGTTCGGCGGCGGCCGGCTGCGCTGGTTCCTCCTCGGCTACTTGGTCTTCCAGACAGGCAACTTCGAAGCAATCTCCTTCTTCGGCTCGTGGTTCACCAAGGACTTCCAGCTGAGCGTTGCCTCGGTAGGCACCGCCATGATGGCCGTCGGCGCGGGCAACGTGGTCGGCTCTCTGTTCGGCAGCCGTCTCGTGCAGCGCCTGGGGCTCTACCGCTCACTGCTGAGCGGCGTCCTCAGCATGGCTGCGCTGTACTGCCTGGTGCCGTTCTCGCCGAACCTCGCCACGGCCCTCGTGCTCCTCGCGCTCGTCATGATGGTCGCAGGGTTCGTCTTCCCGGTGTTCATGAGCATCCTGCAGCAGGAGACCGAGACCGCTCGCGGCACCGTCTCCTCGCTGGCCAACGCGGCCATGTACATCGGCACGACCATCGGCGGCGGCGTCGGCGGCGTCCTGCTGACCAAGGTTGACGGCTTCTACGGCGTCGCCGCCTTCGCCATCGCCGGGTACCTGGTCTCGCTCGTCGTGTACACAGCGGCCGGAGCCTTCCGCCGACGGGAGGCCGACGCATGA
- a CDS encoding NADP-dependent oxidoreductase encodes MSSAVLFDQYGTPDELYTADVPVPSPGPGEVVVRYTAIGVNPIDWKILRGDLRAHVPLSLPGGCLGVEAAGVVVDVGSGVRRFRVGDPVIRHGRPGAYRTYEAVPASQESDELTAQPGRFSAEQAAVLPVAAGTAYSSLRQVGLRAGERLLVHGASGGVGLATIQLAVLTGAAEVIGTASAHHHDLLRRLGATPVEYGEGLLERLTELGPFDVSVDCAGGTQPTETAVRLVDDPARRVTIVADPQAQANGVPYLDHVPLELASTLDLIGHSPFELPVTARFPLSRAAEALTLGQKGGLGGKIVLIPEA; translated from the coding sequence ATGAGCTCAGCCGTCCTCTTCGACCAGTACGGGACCCCCGACGAGCTGTACACCGCCGACGTCCCCGTTCCCTCCCCGGGCCCCGGCGAGGTGGTCGTCCGCTACACCGCGATCGGGGTCAACCCCATCGACTGGAAGATCCTGAGAGGCGACTTGCGGGCACATGTTCCACTGAGCCTGCCCGGCGGCTGTCTCGGCGTCGAGGCGGCGGGCGTCGTCGTCGATGTCGGCTCCGGCGTCCGGCGCTTCCGGGTCGGCGACCCCGTCATCCGCCACGGACGGCCCGGCGCCTATCGGACCTACGAAGCCGTACCCGCCTCCCAGGAGTCCGATGAACTCACCGCCCAGCCCGGCCGGTTCTCCGCCGAACAGGCCGCGGTCCTGCCTGTAGCCGCAGGCACTGCGTACTCGTCCCTGCGCCAGGTCGGACTGCGCGCTGGAGAGCGACTCTTAGTGCACGGAGCATCCGGCGGGGTGGGCCTTGCCACTATCCAACTCGCTGTGCTGACCGGCGCCGCCGAAGTGATCGGCACTGCATCGGCCCACCACCACGATCTGCTTCGGCGGCTCGGAGCGACACCGGTCGAGTACGGCGAAGGCCTCCTTGAACGCCTCACCGAGCTTGGTCCGTTCGACGTCTCGGTGGACTGCGCCGGCGGAACCCAACCCACCGAGACCGCAGTACGCCTGGTGGATGACCCCGCGCGCCGGGTCACGATCGTGGCGGACCCGCAGGCCCAGGCCAACGGAGTGCCGTATCTCGACCACGTACCACTGGAGTTGGCCTCCACGCTCGACCTGATCGGCCACAGCCCCTTCGAATTGCCCGTCACGGCGCGCTTTCCGCTGTCCCGGGCCGCGGAAGCGCTCACGCTTGGGCAGAAAGGCGGCCTCGGCGGAAAGATCGTGCTCATTCCCGAGGCATAA
- the sepX gene encoding divisome protein SepX/GlpR: MRSSGLIYAVIVGAWAAYLVPMWLRRQDELNEARPTERFSTAIRLLSGRAAMQRRYDKEHGVRPADDAGDERDPDATDEPAGARSFGDPEPAPALRDDTPARAQAAPQRPSLAERTKRAKVLARRRRTITVLFFAFTAGAIAAAVGGLGFLWAPALPAVLLTVYIVHLRAQERRRFTFTMDQRKAEAAAQRLREGRPRPHQAADQPPAADHQPDAHADVEPAPEPSRPAAPPHASGARALVEQTDHAEWVDQQRERPRPAAGSWEPVPVPLPTYVTAPVAPRATSHVDLDADDAWSSARSSSVTERPRPNGSQDRPTHPGRRARGRTPLFDQYEDEDRPRAANE; this comes from the coding sequence GTGAGAAGCAGCGGCCTCATCTACGCAGTCATCGTCGGGGCCTGGGCCGCCTATTTGGTGCCGATGTGGCTCCGTAGGCAGGACGAGCTCAACGAGGCCCGTCCCACCGAGCGCTTCAGCACGGCCATCCGGCTCCTGTCCGGGCGCGCGGCCATGCAGCGCCGCTACGACAAGGAGCACGGGGTGCGCCCCGCCGACGATGCCGGCGACGAGCGGGACCCGGACGCCACGGACGAACCGGCCGGCGCCCGGTCCTTCGGCGACCCCGAACCGGCCCCGGCCCTCCGCGACGACACCCCCGCCCGCGCGCAGGCCGCCCCGCAGCGCCCCTCGCTCGCCGAGCGCACCAAGCGCGCCAAGGTCCTGGCCCGTCGCCGACGCACCATCACCGTGCTGTTCTTCGCCTTCACCGCCGGCGCGATCGCCGCGGCCGTCGGCGGCCTGGGCTTCCTCTGGGCCCCCGCCCTGCCGGCCGTGCTCCTGACCGTGTACATCGTTCATCTGCGCGCCCAGGAGCGCCGTCGCTTCACCTTCACCATGGACCAGCGCAAGGCGGAGGCGGCAGCGCAGCGGCTGCGGGAGGGCCGGCCCCGCCCTCACCAGGCGGCCGACCAGCCGCCCGCCGCCGACCACCAGCCCGACGCCCACGCTGACGTCGAGCCCGCCCCGGAACCGTCCCGCCCGGCGGCGCCCCCGCACGCCTCCGGCGCCCGCGCCCTCGTCGAGCAGACCGACCACGCCGAGTGGGTCGACCAGCAGCGCGAGCGCCCCCGTCCGGCCGCCGGTAGTTGGGAGCCCGTCCCGGTCCCGCTCCCCACCTACGTCACCGCCCCGGTCGCCCCGCGCGCCACCAGCCACGTCGACCTGGACGCCGACGACGCCTGGAGCTCCGCCCGCTCCAGCTCCGTCACCGAGCGCCCGCGCCCCAACGGTTCGCAGGACCGCCCCACCCACCCGGGCCGCCGCGCCCGCGGCCGTACCCCGCTCTTCGACCAGTACGAGGACGAGGACCGCCCGCGCGCGGCAAACGAGTGA
- the rfbB gene encoding dTDP-glucose 4,6-dehydratase, which produces MHVLVTGGAGFIGSNYVRRLLDGRSDIAADRVTVLDKLTYAGNLANLAPVSDHPALRFVQGDIADTDRVPELLTGVDAVVNFAAETHVDRSISSSAEFVTTNVLGTHNLLQAALRADVPRFIHVSTDEVYGSIDSGSWTEEWPLAPNSPYAAAKAGADLLVRSYARTHGMNVSITRCSNNYGPYQYPEKVIPLFATTLLRGGTVPLYGDGLNVRDWLHVDDHCSGIDIVLAKGIPGEVYNIGGGRELTNRQLTESILQACGATWSSVRAVSDRKGHDRRYSLDDSKLRALGYRPRVNFEEGLAQTVSWYRDNASWWEPLTTAAA; this is translated from the coding sequence ATGCACGTGCTGGTAACCGGTGGAGCCGGTTTTATCGGCAGTAATTATGTCCGTCGACTGCTCGACGGGCGCTCGGATATCGCGGCCGACAGGGTTACTGTCCTCGATAAGCTGACCTATGCTGGCAACCTCGCGAACCTCGCACCTGTTTCCGACCACCCAGCGCTGCGTTTCGTGCAGGGTGACATTGCGGACACTGACCGGGTCCCGGAACTGCTGACCGGTGTCGACGCCGTGGTCAACTTCGCCGCCGAGACCCACGTCGACCGCTCCATCAGCAGCTCCGCCGAATTCGTCACGACCAACGTCCTGGGCACGCACAATCTGCTGCAGGCCGCCCTGCGTGCTGACGTACCGCGGTTCATCCATGTCTCCACGGACGAGGTGTACGGGTCCATCGACTCCGGCTCTTGGACCGAGGAGTGGCCGCTCGCCCCCAACTCCCCCTACGCGGCGGCCAAGGCGGGCGCTGACCTGCTGGTGCGTTCGTACGCCCGTACTCACGGCATGAATGTCAGCATCACCCGCTGCAGCAACAACTACGGGCCCTACCAGTACCCCGAGAAGGTCATCCCGCTCTTTGCAACCACCCTCCTGCGCGGCGGTACCGTTCCCCTCTACGGCGACGGCCTCAACGTTCGAGACTGGCTTCACGTCGACGACCACTGCAGCGGCATCGACATCGTCCTTGCGAAGGGCATCCCTGGTGAGGTCTACAACATCGGCGGAGGACGGGAACTGACCAACCGTCAGCTCACCGAGTCCATCCTCCAGGCGTGTGGCGCCACATGGTCATCGGTGCGCGCGGTGTCCGACCGCAAGGGCCACGACCGGCGCTACTCGCTCGACGACAGCAAGCTGCGGGCCCTTGGCTACCGTCCGCGAGTCAACTTCGAGGAGGGTCTGGCGCAGACGGTCTCCTGGTACCGCGACAACGCCTCCTGGTGGGAACCGCTCACCACAGCCGCCGCCTGA
- a CDS encoding prenyltransferase/squalene oxidase repeat-containing protein — MSPPSQRAFVLEQVLDEHARVPAVIGRDAGDVITPDRTLRDAALALLVLPGPSDRRLAIQLLASLREFDDSEYPGSHELLDVTGAAHPVGDVRTPADQALAAWALYRASALLGDDGLAAVARDRLRQVTEAVTEHSWPARLDRTGAIVLDGASPLDQAAVLVLAADAVDDGAPEWSAFLDAAALHLERYVADVGVWACLTPRGDPDTVHGHRVRASALAALAWSALHERGRGYGHDRAAGHARQALLHIHAHHPHVGAGGYWDRSDVSSVVRVDPVAALHGRPDSPFPAKLVADHALLVVAVRRAAALDGGSDEAAAQLKSLAERAAAELERYSDPQAGGVFQGQGSWFSTPVDPTVPLARHVMAPPRSTGSFAVGNTTYVPFHEKHALTQLLALRALGDQVPAVPPGPPAPAEPPRPQPFDNDLSWVTSAPLSEGLVDVPGYLRWLRSTASGLGYGLTPYRAPLSLRSDRTAQTFSILHVVSDLLALGEPVPNVPGALTGVFATQNPDGGFGEQPGLPSEAFTTYCAVLTAIVLGGGDHPAFDRDACVEFVQACQRPEGGFGNAPGYPPDAWHSHLAALTLVALDARPEREDDLVAFLLSCQNPDGGYGNLPGSPSDTFATFRVVDTLVALGLRPPHAKQTIAWLRGLQTEAGGFRYRESGAESFVGSYHAIATLYVLGELPADAPACMRYLAARQSSDGGFSRAPGGPSETTDEGFIAIQALHMLEGKLNRSWAVMMT; from the coding sequence ATGAGTCCGCCTTCCCAGCGCGCCTTCGTCCTAGAGCAGGTCCTGGACGAGCATGCCCGTGTCCCCGCAGTCATCGGGCGGGACGCGGGCGATGTGATCACCCCGGACCGCACCTTGCGCGATGCCGCACTCGCCCTGCTCGTGCTGCCCGGTCCCAGCGACCGGCGCCTTGCGATCCAACTTCTCGCGTCATTGAGGGAGTTCGACGACTCCGAGTACCCCGGCAGTCACGAGCTCCTCGATGTCACCGGAGCCGCCCATCCGGTCGGTGACGTCCGCACACCCGCAGATCAGGCACTCGCCGCCTGGGCCCTGTACCGGGCGAGCGCCCTGCTCGGCGACGACGGGCTCGCCGCCGTGGCACGCGACCGCCTACGACAGGTGACGGAGGCGGTGACCGAGCACAGCTGGCCAGCGCGCCTCGACCGGACCGGGGCCATAGTCCTGGACGGTGCGAGTCCGCTGGATCAGGCCGCGGTCCTGGTTCTGGCCGCCGACGCGGTGGACGACGGGGCGCCCGAGTGGTCCGCTTTCCTCGACGCTGCCGCTCTGCATCTGGAAAGGTACGTCGCCGATGTCGGCGTCTGGGCTTGCCTAACCCCGCGCGGCGACCCGGACACCGTGCACGGCCACCGCGTCCGCGCCTCCGCTCTGGCCGCCCTGGCCTGGTCCGCGTTGCACGAGCGCGGCCGGGGGTACGGGCACGACCGCGCTGCCGGCCACGCACGGCAGGCGCTGCTGCACATCCACGCCCACCACCCGCATGTCGGGGCCGGGGGGTACTGGGACCGCAGCGACGTCTCCTCCGTGGTTCGCGTCGACCCGGTGGCTGCTCTGCACGGGCGACCTGATTCGCCGTTTCCTGCCAAGCTCGTCGCCGACCATGCCCTGCTCGTTGTCGCTGTCCGTAGGGCTGCTGCCCTCGACGGCGGCAGCGACGAGGCGGCCGCACAGCTCAAGTCGCTGGCCGAAAGGGCAGCCGCTGAGCTGGAGCGGTATAGCGACCCGCAGGCCGGTGGTGTCTTCCAGGGACAGGGCAGCTGGTTCTCGACACCAGTTGACCCCACGGTCCCGCTGGCCCGGCACGTCATGGCACCGCCGCGCAGCACCGGCTCGTTCGCCGTCGGCAACACCACGTATGTGCCCTTCCACGAGAAGCATGCTCTGACACAGCTCCTCGCTCTGCGGGCGCTTGGCGACCAGGTGCCTGCCGTCCCACCCGGCCCTCCGGCCCCGGCCGAGCCACCACGGCCACAGCCCTTCGACAACGACCTGTCCTGGGTGACGAGCGCGCCGCTGTCCGAGGGCCTCGTCGACGTTCCGGGCTATCTGCGCTGGCTGCGGTCGACCGCCTCGGGGCTCGGCTACGGCCTGACTCCGTACCGGGCGCCGCTCAGTCTCAGGTCCGACCGCACCGCGCAGACGTTCTCCATACTGCACGTGGTCTCTGACCTTCTGGCCCTGGGCGAGCCGGTGCCCAACGTGCCGGGCGCGCTCACCGGGGTGTTCGCCACTCAGAACCCGGACGGGGGCTTCGGCGAGCAGCCCGGCCTTCCCTCCGAGGCTTTCACGACGTACTGCGCCGTGCTGACGGCGATCGTGCTGGGCGGTGGCGACCACCCAGCGTTCGACCGCGACGCGTGCGTGGAGTTCGTGCAGGCATGCCAGCGCCCCGAAGGCGGGTTCGGCAACGCGCCCGGCTACCCTCCCGACGCCTGGCACTCCCACCTCGCCGCGCTCACGCTGGTCGCGCTCGACGCCCGGCCGGAGCGCGAGGACGACCTGGTGGCGTTCCTCCTGAGCTGCCAGAACCCCGACGGAGGCTACGGCAACCTGCCCGGCTCGCCGTCGGACACGTTCGCCACCTTCCGCGTGGTGGACACCCTCGTCGCCCTCGGCCTTCGTCCGCCGCACGCGAAACAGACCATTGCCTGGCTACGTGGCCTGCAGACCGAGGCAGGCGGCTTCCGTTACCGGGAGTCCGGAGCGGAAAGCTTCGTCGGCTCCTACCACGCCATCGCGACGCTCTACGTGCTGGGCGAGCTGCCTGCCGATGCACCCGCCTGCATGCGGTATCTCGCAGCCCGGCAGAGCTCCGACGGCGGCTTCTCCCGGGCGCCCGGCGGGCCCTCGGAGACCACCGATGAAGGGTTCATCGCGATCCAGGCCCTCCACATGCTCGAAGGGAAGCTCAACCGCTCCTGGGCGGTGATGATGACATGA